The following is a genomic window from Neodiprion pinetum isolate iyNeoPine1 chromosome 3, iyNeoPine1.2, whole genome shotgun sequence.
ACATTGACACAGTGATAACGGCATTGCACTGATTTTCCATAACAATTTCTACAATAAACTTCAAGTaatcattaattaaaatattaacaataaatagaaaaactgAATAAGGTTGTTCAATTACAGGGTCTTACTCTAACGTAATCAAGAATTATTAAATTAGCAACTTCTAAAGCGATAGTTTTAAACATTGCACCGCAATGGCATCTCCTTTGTATCGATTTAATTGTCTCAATAAATGTAATTTGGGCTGTGTACTATGAGTCGTGTGTAATTCATACAAGGTACAAATATTCAGCAACAACGCTTCCTGTAGTCCTTTAGTTGGGTTTCTGACTAGTGCACTTTCTAATAAATGTACAGCAGCCTGAAGTTGCCCATTGTAAAGTAAGCATACAGCCATATTATTTACTAGCATAATATTGGACGGTTCTAGGACTGAggcttttttaaaacaattgtAGGCTTCTTGAAATGCGTTTTGAGCTACAGCCATCAGGCCTCTGTCTGTTAATTCCTTGGAGTTTGAGGGATTTTGAAAGCTTTCTCTGCCATCAGCGAACTGCTTCTCTGCTGCTGATACGTCGCCGAGTAAAAGTAGAACCCTACTAATTGCTGATTTTAGTATTTGCCTCTGCTCTGGATTCCAATCTGTGCCTTCACTCAAGCTCTCCAAAATATCAACGGCTAAAATGTAGTTCTTTAGAGTCAAAGCACAGTTGACAACGGAAATTAGTACTCTAGACTCTCTGCCGACCCATAATCTGATTGCGTCATCTCTTTCCGTCGGTGTGAATTTGAGGCGTCCTCCATCCTCCCCGAATccctttttcaagttttttataatttgtttTACAGTAGATAAAACCTTATGCAGGTTGTCCAGAGCGACTCTCGGTTTGTTGCAATAGGCAGGTATCTCAGCTAGAAGCAGCCTGAAGGCAAAACAGGCCATGGATCCAGGTCTGGTTCCATAAAGTTCTggataaaatgtgaaaaacataTCAGGCTTATCTAAATTCCCAAAGGGCTTAGACTCGTTTTCAAGAACTTCGACGTGCTTCAATTTTGCCAAAAGTGCGAGTCTTGTAAACCACAATTGGAGAGAGTGTGGAGTGTGTTTGCTGGGATGATTAATCTTCCCATATCCCTGTCCATAAATTGCTAGCAGTCTGCCAGTAAGATTAATCGCCGCTCGGTAACATCCTGTCTGAATCAAATTCCTCAGACCACGTTCGTCCTGCGTTACATCAGAAGCTGTGAGAACGTTGCGATgaatgt
Proteins encoded in this region:
- the LOC124213907 gene encoding trafficking protein particle complex subunit 12, producing MADKSSLFQLSDNIAGLSDDSKPSGDTGLGRYFSNTTHTIFDEIVPPEKQDMLEQPSASASPRPVFDSFLTDPSNSFLENSLSDAAEQVSDHVTASDIHRDAWIPSDQTKKVLASIATSTPGSNFPDRENLTMPGLTLQGDLTDTTKEAAIHFLGEEENIHRNVLTASDVTQDERGLRNLIQTGCYRAAINLTGRLLAIYGQGYGKINHPSKHTPHSLQLWFTRLALLAKLKHVEVLENESKPFGNLDKPDMFFTFYPELYGTRPGSMACFAFRLLLAEIPAYCNKPRVALDNLHKVLSTVKQIIKNLKKGFGEDGGRLKFTPTERDDAIRLWVGRESRVLISVVNCALTLKNYILAVDILESLSEGTDWNPEQRQILKSAISRVLLLLGDVSAAEKQFADGRESFQNPSNSKELTDRGLMAVAQNAFQEAYNCFKKASVLEPSNIMLVNNMAVCLLYNGQLQAAVHLLESALVRNPTKGLQEALLLNICTLYELHTTHSTQPKLHLLRQLNRYKGDAIAVQCLKLSL